Sequence from the Carnobacterium pleistocenium FTR1 genome:
TTTAGTTTGACTATAAGAATTAAAAGCTCCTACACTCGCCCAACCTGTTAAAAACCCTGTTAGCAAAGATTCAGCAAGTGGCAGGTTAAATACCAGTGCGATAGCTCCAAATAATACCACGCCTACCACAAGAGCAAATACAATAACCCAAATACCAGACAGTTTACTATTTTGCTTTACTACTTCTGTTATTCCAGAAACTACTACGCTTCCTCCAATTGCTGACAAAATTAATGTTGTTAAAATGCTCTCCATTAAAATCTCCTACTTTCCTATTTCTAAAATGCTTATTCGTTTATCGTGATCATTCAACTCTTCGTCATGTAGTCCAACCTTTAAGTTTAGTTGTTCCCTATCTTTCGCGCTATCAGCTAAGTTGTGGTTAAGCAGTTCGATTGATCGTGTCAAAGGCTCAACTGATCGTTTGAGTGATTCTGTATTATCTCTTTGTATTTTTTCCGCCATTCTTTTATCTGGTTCAGATACTAACTTTTTGTATATCCAGATTAACGCTCCTCCTATAATGGTAAAACTTGTAATTATTGACGTCATTTGTGTTTCTAGTCCACTCCACTCCATACCGTTCCACCTTTCTTTAAATAAATTAAATCAATATAAAAAGACCTACTCGATTGAGCAGATCTTCGTTTTTATTTATTTTCAGTTAACCGATAGCTTTGATTATTTCAAAATGAAATTTATTTATTAAAGCCTGATTTCAGAAATCCCTAGTTTTTTAACAATCTCTTGAAATCCATCTCTGCCTGACAAAAACTTACAAATATTAATAAACTCGACTTGATTAATGCCTTTTGTGTGTTCTAAATCTAATCTTATTGTGGTATTCAAATGATTTTCATATTCTTTTTCACCAGTTACATACGGAAGCAAGGCATCCTCTACCACAGTTATTTTTTCATTGGATATATAATCCCCATTTTCCAATTCAGTATTAAGAGATTGTTCTACTCCATTAAGCAAACCAAAAATATGTGAGTCACTTTGTTCACAAACCCCTTGATTTTTTTGAATTAGATATATATTTCCTAATATTTTTCCTAAAGATACTTTTGTCTCATTGTCCAAATAAAAAACCTCCTTTCTTAAAATTATAACACACATTATTAAAAGTATTTCCTTTATTTATTGGCATATTCTATTAAAAAGATGACATTAATACTTTTGTTAGATAACAATTCCTTCCTGCCGCTTGATGTTTATTAAAACTTTCTAAAGCATCTTCGTAATTATCATATTTTATTGTTTTTTCATTATAGCTACCTTGCAAAATTATTATATACACCATTACCCCTCCAAATAATTAAATGAAGTTTATTTCCAAATTTTTTTCTCTGCTATTGGACCATATGCATATTTCGATAAATCATCTCTGATTTCATTCCAAGTATTCATTATTATTTTGAAATGTTGATTTACTTTTTCATTTACCGAGTTAACAATAGCCAAGGATTCTTTTTCTAATCCCAGTACATCCATAAAGACTATTTTATGCTCTTTCAAAACAACATCAACTACTTTAAAAGCTATTTCTTCTGCAGATTTTTCGCTAAATTGATAAAAGAACGCATAGACCATATTTAGGTAAATCATTTGTCTAATAGCAGGTATAGGGTGAGAATAATTAGAAAGTTCATTTAAATTATCGATTTTTGTAGATAATAACTGAAACATAAAAACAGATGAAAATCCTGTAGTTAACGCTGAACCAGACCAAAACTCCGGATCTTTTATAAGGCTAATAGTTTTTGTAGCAGCGAAACTATCGGCATCCATTTCTAAACATTGACTAATTAAGTTTCCTTCATTCTTTGAGTTTGATTCGAAAAAAACAAAGTTTTTGTTAGTTTTGATGGAATAATCTAAATGACCATGTACAATATGTCCATATTCATGAAAAAAAAGATAGCTTACAGCATTAGCTGCGAAATGCTTAGCATTGTTTTTTCTTTCTTTTGACTTTGGATACACGCTTTCGAAATCATAATTATTGAAAAGGTCACCTATTGTATCTATATAATTATCTAATTCTGATAAATTAATATCTATATCAGGATTTTGTTCTTCGCTCGTATCTATTTCTTTAAATACATCATTCCGTGAGAACAAATAATTATAAAAATTCTTCACTATACGAATCAAACCAATATTCAAACCGATAAAATAATTATTTTTATATTTGAAAGCTATTGCATTAAAAGTATAATCATTGACTATACCTAAATATACTTCAGGATAAGATTCAGGCGATTCTTGAAGCATAACCTCATAAGAATCTTTAACTACACCCATCATATATTTCTCGAATTCATCTAACTCACCATTAAAGCTATTACCATCTAAATACTCATTAAATAACTCTTTAGTTGTTTCCAAAAAACCGCTCCCTATTATCTATTAAATTAATTATTCACATGATATAATAGGTTTAACAACAAGCTAATATACCAAGCACTCACAGGGTTCCCGCCCTATATGTGAGTGCTTTCTTTATTTTAACTATTATTTAAAACAATAACAACTTTATCTTTTGACTTCTCCCTTATCTTTTCATCTACCGCGCAGTTTGGTTCAACTAAACAGTTTTGCTTTGTAAAGATTTAGCTCTTTTTGTTGCAAGGTTTTTCCCAATCTTCATAGATGGTATCTCAATATATTTATAAGTTAAGTAAGAAAGAGAAAAAATTAAAGCATATGCTACAAAAATAACTATAATTAACGATATTTTTCCATATAATAATCTAAATACAACTAACAATATAGGTATATGAAGCATGTATAGACTATATGATAAGTTTCCTGTAAGAACTAATATCGGATTAGAAAGTCTATTTTGTATTTTTTTACTAGATAATACTAATATTATCAGCATAGAGGCTCCTATACATACGCCTAAATCAATAATACTATAACTGAAATCCATCAATATAGAGTCGGTTCCAAATAATACCCTTACTATCCATGCGTAAAATCTTGAATATAAATAGAAAGAAAAGCTATAACAGTCAATACTACTTTTTTTGTAACTGAATATTTTTTAACGGCGTTTATTAGCTCATCCTTATGTTTAGCCATCAATGCCCCAATAATAAAAAATACATATAATGAGATGTATCGAATAGACTTAAATGAGCACCATGTGACTCTTGTATATGAAACCACTCATTTAACTGACCTACTAAATAAAGCATAAAACCAATAGAAAGGGATTTCTTCCAATTATATTTTTTTATCATTATCATTATTATTGGGAAAATAATTGAAATTCTCATCTCATGAATCAATGACCAAATAACCGGATTATATGAAGTGGGATAGATACCTATACTTCCTATATATTCTAGAAATGTCTTAACATCTAGCGGCGTATCCCATTTTCTATAATACCATCCAGTAAGACCATTAATTTGTATATCTTTAAACAGAAAATATAACAAAAAAGTGAATAATATCATCAATAAATATGGGATATATATTCTAAAAAAGCGTTTAATAAGAAATTCTGAATACTCTATATCTTTTTAAAAAATGGAAGAGACATAACAAATCCACTTAAGATAAGAAAAAAATAACTCCTTCATTACCTGCATAAAATATATTAATTGGTGCAATTCTTATTAGCGTTGAAATTGGCTCTATCAGTATTAGCATTGTATGCCAAATTATTACGGAAACCGCTACTAGTCCTCGCATAGAATCTAGCTCTATGTATCTCTTCAATTTTATCACCCTATCTTATTTTTTGCATTGAGAGTACTTTACAAGTGAAGTACCCTCAATAACAAATATTATGATAACACATTAAATGATAAAAATGTCCGAGATAATAGAATTTGAAACGAACTAATATTTAATGATGGGACGAACAATCCTCTTTTCACCATCAACATTTACAACTGACTTTACCTCTGATATTTGTCCGTTTATATTTTGATAGATTTGCAAAAATATAAGTCATTTGACAAACCTTGAGTGTCTTCTTTTGCAGATATAATTGACGTTGAATCAGCAAAATTATTTGTGTCAAAACCTTGATAACTATTGCTTTTGAGAACCGCATCAGACCCTCAATAACATTAATACCAATATTTCCGTATTCTAGCTCTAACCCTGCTTCTTTTTGAGATATGAGAGTGTTATTTTCAAATAACGCCCCTTTACCACTACCTAATCGAATACCTTCACCATTAGACTTGATTGTATTTCTTCTTGCGGTGAGATTTAACGATGCTTGGAAAGCTTGCAAAGCTGACTTATATCCACCAGTCATTTCGATTACATTGTCCTCTAGTAAAATGTTACTAGCTTCTTCTCCGCCTGACCTACCATGTATTGTAAATGCACCATGTGGTTCTAATGATCCGGGGTTTGCTGTTTGTATAATCCTGTTTCTTAGTACTTCAATATTATCACAACTTCTATGAATCTGAGATGACGTCCTATGACCCATA
This genomic interval carries:
- a CDS encoding acyltransferase family protein, whose translation is MFSYKKSSIDCYSFSFYLYSRFYAWIVRVLFGTDSILMDFSYSIIDLGVCIGASMLIILVLSSKKIQNRLSNPILVLTGNLSYSLYMLHIPILLVVFRLLYGKISLIIVIFVAYALIFSLSYLTYKYIEIPSMKIGKNLATKRAKSLQSKTV
- a CDS encoding acyltransferase family protein, whose product is MEYSEFLIKRFFRIYIPYLLMILFTFLLYFLFKDIQINGLTGWYYRKWDTPLDVKTFLEYIGSIGIYPTSYNPVIWSLIHEMRISIIFPIIMIMIKKYNWKKSLSIGFMLYLVGQLNEWFHIQESHGAHLSLFDTSHYMYFLLLGH
- a CDS encoding right-handed parallel beta-helix repeat-containing protein gives rise to the protein MGGIIAQNTAHVRFERVRTEWINITDDLVGYAYGFGITSIDADDIVYSFCEGEYAGYQNFGFFDRTTNSKMLDSFSGMGHRTSSQIHRSCDNIEVLRNRIIQTANPGSLEPHGAFTIHGRSGGEEASNILLEDNVIEMTGGYKSALQAFQASLNLTARRNTIKSNGEGIRLGSGKGALFENNTLISQKEAGLELEYGNIGINVIEGLMRFSKAIVIKVLTQIILLIQRQLYLQKKTLKVCQMTYIFANLSKYKRTNIRGKVSCKC